AGAATAACCTTAGAGGGAAACTAGCTAAATTAGCATCTGAGAGGAGTAATATTGAGGCAGAGATTAAACGTCTGAAGCCTGGAGAGGAGGAGGTAATATTTTGTTGAAGATATTTCACCTGTTGTTTCATCAGGGCTGAACTGCTACTTTTGCATTGATTGCTTATTTTGTTTCTTTAGCTCGAGACCCGTATTGCTGAGAGGGAAGCAGAAGTAAGAAAACTTGAGAAAAAAATTAATGACATTGTGGACAAGGTGTACAGAGATTTTAGCATTTCAGTTGGTGTGAAGAATATCCGCGAGTATGAAGAAAGGCAGCTAAAAGATGTTCAGGCACTACAGGAGAGGAAGCTAAGCCTAAGTAACCAAATGTCAAAATTGAAATACCAGTATGTGACACAGTGACAAGGATTTAGCACTGATTAAAATTTCGCTTTGACTGCACATGCATTTTCGAGTATGAACAATATCTTGTTTTGCAGGCTTGAATATGAACAAAAGCGAGATATGCAGGCACCAATTGTGAAGTTAACGGAGACACATGAGTCCCTAGAGAAAGAGCTGAAGGGCTTACAGGAGAGAGAGTCTGGTGCTAAGGCTGAAGAGAAACACATTTTGACTCAGATGGAAGAACTGAAGACTGAGGCTGATGGTGCACATTTGAAGCATCTTATCTATTTTCTTGTTGATAGTTCTTGGTGAATTAGTTATAGTTAGAGAGTACATGTCACATTGTTCTATAACTTTTAAATCCAGCTCTTCCAAAGCTCTGCCTTCAAACCCTTGGCTCAGCAAGGCTCTTACAACTTGAAGAAACCTAAAATGCTTTCTTAAGGATGCataaattttttatttaaattcatCAACTATTGCATTATGGCATTTGGAAAATTTATCATCATTTGACATAAATGATTTATGTCAAATGGTGATAAATTTTCCAAATGCCATAATGCAATATTCATTCTTCTGTTGATATTTCTAGTGAATGCAATATTCATTCTTCTATTGATATTTCTAGTGATTTCATGGACCTCTTTATTGCCCTATACAGACTGGAAAGCCAAGTCGGACGAATGTGAGAAGGTTATTGATGAATTAAAGGAGCAGAATGGTAATGTTGCATCTACATTGGCAAAGCTGGATCGCCAAGTGAAATCAAAGGTAGGCTTTTCTAACAGCTGTCCTCTTTAATCAAGAGCTCTTTTATGTACTTTTAGCAGTGTCATGGTTGAGGTCTGTTCAAAGATTGTTTGCTTTGTTTGCTTGTGTATTGAAATATTGATGATAATAAAACCATCCATTGACTTGTAGGAGGCACAACTTGCACAACTTATATCACGCCAGCGGGAGGTTCATGAGAAGTGTGAACTTGAACAGTTGAAGCTTCCTACAGTAAATGACCCAATGGATACCGGAACATCCTcacaagaaccaatccttgatTACAGCCAGCTTAGCAAAAGCCATCTGCAGGATATACGACCTTCTGAACGCGACAAACACGAGGCAGAGTTCAAAAAAAGAACAGGTGTGCTACTGGCTGATATTGAGCGCACTGCTCCTAATCTAAAAGCACTGGATCAATATGATGCACTCCAAAGAAAGGAAAAGGAGGTTACTGAAAGGTTTGAAGCAGCTAGGAAAGAAGAACGAGAGATAGCTGATAAATATAACTCAGTCAAGCAAAGGAGGTATTGCCCAATCATTTTCTTATCACCATATGAAGTTCGTGACTTAGAATTAAGTTATTTTCTAGGATGCTGTATCTTTTGTAAGGACCTGAAAGATTTCTTCCATTGCACTCTGGAGCACTcatgctatctttttctttatgGAACTGAAGTTATTTGTcttttactccctccgtcctagaATAGAAGGCATAACTGTTTTTTCTCCTAGTCCTGTAATACAGGGTGCCCAATTCTTAACATTCGTATAGTTGCATGCATAATTTAATACGCTGCCGGTTGCATGGCTCTGCGAGGTTGATAAAAATTAAGCATGTGGGACCGGGGAACAATTAAACGTGGAAGCTAATTGGTTAGCCTGTTTTGCATGCACACATGTGGCGTCCCAGTAAAATGGGCGCAAGCCAAAGCACCTCTATTGCATGGAAGTTAGggcgtgtttggttggaggtgctAAAAtttaacaggtactgtagcattttgttttatttggcaattagtgtccgatcatggactaattatgctcaaaagattcgtcccacaaattattctctagctgtgtttttagtttcgtaaatagtctatatttaatacttcatgaatATGTCCAAACATTAGATGTGATGGGAgctaaattttagcatgtggaGCCAAACAGGGCCAGGGAGTTTGCGCCTTCTattttaggacggagggagtagatgaTAGTCTGGTTATATTGGTGATGCTAGAAGAAAGCTCTAAGGTGTTTTTACActgataacttctttcttaattTACACTGTACTGATGCAAGTTTTTGTTAATGTTCTTGCAATGCACGCTttcttttttaaataaaatactcAGACATGGATGCATAGTTGGTTTTCAGCTGATTGTAATTTCAGATTATCTTTGGTCAAATTAGAATGAGGTTAGGTATATCTGGGTTGAGTAAATTCCAAAGAACTGTACTACTTTGGTAAAACTCATCACAGACCAATGTTCAAAAAGGCGCCTAGGAAAACGCCTTGAAACGCCTAGGCTCGCCTAGGCTCTAGGCTGTGGGTCGTCACCTAGAAACCGCCTAGCGCCTTCTTGAACTTTGTCACAGACCATACTTTTAAAGAAAAAATATCATAGAGTGGTACTCCTTTTTGCATGACATTTGATGAGATCACAACACCCAGTTTAACCATTAGCATCATTGTCAGTCCCGTGAAGGTTACATGATGGCAGTGTTTAGAACTGGTTTTCTGAAAGGGAGTTCTCTAAAAGTATTACTTGAAAGTGTGGTTTTGTAAATAgttttgatgaaagcagattGGCGTTGTTACTTATGGATTTTATGTTAATAATTTAATATGTATCACAGTATTGGTATTCGTCTCAAACATGTGTGTCAATTGTCAAGTATCCTTTGAGATCATGCTCGAGGCCTGGGCAGCTtgcaaacagaaaaaagaaCAAGTAAACCTTGCAACAGTAACCTGTAGgcaatttggcacaatcaatcGTATAGTGCTTGAGAACAGAACCAGCTATGTTCCACTTTTGCCCTTGTCATTACATGCATCAATGTAATGTGACAACTTGGATGTTGGTCTGCTATGTTAGAGGATTGCGCCTTACCTGTTGTTATTTCTATTGGTGCTTAGGTATGAGCTGTTTATGGAGGCCTTTGATCACATATCTAAAGGCATTGACAAAATCTATAAGCAGCTGACAAAAAGCCATACACATCCACTTGGAGGAACAGCATATTTAAATCTAGAAAATGAAGACGAACCATTTCTACATGGAATCAAGTACACAGCTATGCCACCTACCAAACGGTTTAGAGATATGGAACAGTTATCTGGTGGGGAGAAGACTGTTGCAGCACTGGCCTTGCTTTTTGCCATTCACAGGTATAAAATGTTTCTAGTACTTTTTTCTTTCATTGTAGTTCGGAGCTTGCAGATGTCAGATTTATCCATTATTAGTAGTTTTGCTACTTGTTTCTTTTATATGTTTTAGTTTTGTTCTAGTATTGAAATGTTTATGTTCGATGCTTCTTGAGTACCTCTTTGGTATTTGGGTATGCCAAGACCAATAAATTAGCACAGAAGTATTCAGAATCAGTATTTACTGGCCTTCCCAGGAGTTTGATAAGGGTAGAGCACTGTTAAAGGgggaatatatatatgtgtatatatttTTCTGTATGTTGTGATGCATGGTTATCTTGCTTCACCTTCTGCCTCAATCAAGTCACGTAAAGTTTTGTGGTAATTGCAGTTTCAGGCCATCACCGTTCTTCATATTGGATGAAGTAGATGCTGCTCTAGACAATTTAAATGTGGCCAAGGTTGCTGGGTTTATCAGATCAAAATCATGTGACCGTGTCGCTGATGAACAAGGCAGTGATGGAGCATGTGGTTTTCAGAGCATAGTCATATCACTGAAGGATAGTTTTTATGACAAGGCCgaagcacttgttggtgttTATAGGGACTCAGAACGAAGGTAAGTTGGGCATATATTACTGCACTGCACTTGCCTTTTTTCCCCCCTCTGTGCGTGTGCGTGTGCCTAATTAACACAGTGATTGGATATGCAGTTGCTCGAGCACTCTCACCTTCGACCTCAGAAAGTATAGGGAAGcatgaaacaacttttgttggatatatatatagttgCCACTGTATGTGATtgcttttttttagataaagaacTGTATGTGATTGCTAGCTAGCTGTCGTGAACCTTAGACGTTTTAACTACTTGTGTACATAGTCGCGTAAGCTATTAGCTGAACAGGACACTTGAATATTCCTGATTCATGTGGTAGGTTTTATGGCTTGATGTTTCCAACATGCATGTACCTTTTTAcctattaattattatttatccCCACGGTTCGCCCAACATCAAGTGCAGTGGCTCCCAGAATTTGGTGAAATTGCAAATCAGCAAATGGCATGCACATTAATCCTAATTAGTTTTGCGGATGCTAAAGCACAGGTTTCTGGATATTTGCGAGAAAATCTCCACCGGTTTTTCATCCGTGTTTATCATAAGTAGCAAAAATAAAGGACGAGAGGCAACTTAATGGAGCTAGAGAGAGAAGGAAAAAAAGAAGATAGAAATTACAGTAATCGTCCGGTCAATTTAATTTAATAATAATTAATCTAGAGGAGAAGAAGAGAGATTACTAGTACAGTAGCCGTCGCCCGAGCAATCAAGGACGTGAATTGTCAGTCGGCGGAAAGCTGGCGCTGCAGCTTCTTGGTTGTCCTCCGCTGCTCCGGTTGCGACAGGCTCTGGAAGCCTGACGCCCTGCTGGGGGTCAAGGACAAGGAGCCGAGCAACCTGGCGGACCATGTGCTGGTGCTGTCCTCCGCCGCCAGGTGGGCGTCCCAGGCGTCGTCCATGAGCCCCTGGTGCTGGTCCTCGCCGTCGCCTTCGTCCACCGTGGCCGCCCACTGCCTGCCGCTCCTGTAATTCGACGAGGCCCAGCAGTCGTCGTCGGCGGTGTAGGCGTCGCACTTCTTGTCGTGGCGGTAGTCGGCGTCGGAGGCGCAGGTGAGGCACATGGTGGGGCTGTCGGAGTAGTGGGAGGAGCCGCCGAAGGACCAGGTGCGCGAGGTCCtggaggaggcggaggacgACGCCGAGGacggggacgacgacgacgtcgggCTGCCGAAGCCGAAGCCGTGCACCTCGTGGGAGGAGACCCTGATGGCCCTGCGGCGCGCCTCCCTGAGGCGGTCGGCGTCCGTGAGCAGCGACAGGACGCTGTCGGTCCGGCGCTGCATGCAGGCGCCCCAGTTGAAGCCCTTGTCGTCGACGTAGTTGAAGCTGCGGAGGTCGTGCATGGCGGGCATGTCGGGCAGGAACTCGCGCGGCAGGTCCTCGGGGCCGTGGGTCAGCAGGAACTCGAGCACCACCAGCGCCTTGTACACGGGGCGCCACTCCTTCCAGTCGGCGGCGCGGCTCAGCCTCTGGTGCAGCACCTTGGCGATCCTCCACATGTCGTCCATGTCGAAGGCGGCGTCCGCGATGCACGCCAGCGTCTTGGCGTCCGGCACGCACGCCTCGTTGTTGGTCGCCTCCTGGACCAGCCTGCATGGCCGGTGCATGCATCATCAATTGATATCGGATCACATCAACATCATCAAAGGCCGGCATGCACTCACAGCTCTGCCGGCGTCACGTCGCCCAGCGCCAGCCTCGCCTGCTTGTACTTGTCCAGCAGGAAACCCGACGCCTGCCGCTTCACCTGCCCGGCCAGCAGCTGCCACCGCGCCGTGCTTGCggccatcgtcgtcgtcggtggcggcggcggcagtccGTCTTAATTGGAATCGATCCAGCCAGTCGCAGCAGCAAACAACGCAGGCAAGTGAATGAATCTACCTATCAATCCCAAACCCAAACGCATGCTGCAAAactagtggtggtggtggagaatGGAGATGAGATGGCCGGAGAGACAAAGGCGCAGTCGTGGGACGGATGGACGGTcgaggccggccggccggccgggcatGCATGCGCGACTATGCTTGCACAGCCACTAGGCCAAGCCAACCACCGACCGAATCGCGCGTCCTTCTCGCCGCCGCAGCCGGACCGGGTCTGTTACAaatccatttttcttttttcttttttaaaaaaatccttTTACAAATAGACGTCAGTGTGAATCATCATGCAACCAAATTGCAAACAGTGTTTCCTCAACGACAATGTCTGTCTTAATCATCAAGACATGTACAGgaattcaaaaataaaaaaaaatataattctaATTCCAATTTCACATTAACATGTAGATGTTGTTTAACTTATAGTAACACTATCTTCGGCAGTACTTTCAGCGAacgaacaatatttttctttcacaGAATTTCAAGATAAGCATTAGCATAAGCCAAATTTCAacgaaacaaacactatctggACAATAAACGTGTGCAGACTCACTGGACCATCAGCGGCAACCGAAATGCGAGTTCTCAGACTTCCAAACCGACGTCTTCAACTTGGTTGGCAACGTCCACATGGAAGCGACCACTTTCTCATTCATCGTCAGGGTCATAGTTTGCACACACACCTTTATATTACCACATGATCGAGCAGGAAGACAGTTTGGATAGGCTCAAGATACCAAGCTTTATGTACATTTTCTAAAACTAT
This window of the Sorghum bicolor cultivar BTx623 chromosome 7, Sorghum_bicolor_NCBIv3, whole genome shotgun sequence genome carries:
- the LOC8083569 gene encoding epsin-3: MAASTARWQLLAGQVKRQASGFLLDKYKQARLALGDVTPAELLVQEATNNEACVPDAKTLACIADAAFDMDDMWRIAKVLHQRLSRAADWKEWRPVYKALVVLEFLLTHGPEDLPREFLPDMPAMHDLRSFNYVDDKGFNWGACMQRRTDSVLSLLTDADRLREARRRAIRVSSHEVHGFGFGSPTSSSSPSSASSSASSRTSRTWSFGGSSHYSDSPTMCLTCASDADYRHDKKCDAYTADDDCWASSNYRSGRQWAATVDEGDGEDQHQGLMDDAWDAHLAAEDSTSTWSARLLGSLSLTPSRASGFQSLSQPEQRRTTKKLQRQLSAD